A genome region from Acinetobacter lwoffii includes the following:
- a CDS encoding acetate/propionate family kinase, whose amino-acid sequence MSKSVLVINCGSSSIKFALLLEEQNFRIHGLAENLGTENARIKGVTVGNEPVDIHIPFADHKKALEVGLERLANYRPDAIGHRVVHGGSLTKAELINDEIIEKIREATPLAPLHNPAHLIGIEATKRLFPELPQVAVFDTAFHQTMPAHAYRYALPKFLYTAHGVRRYGFHGTSHAYVSERGSELAGSFKQGGWLTAHLGNGSSTCAVWNGKSVDTSMGLTPLEGIVMGTRSGDVDPSLHSFLAKNLGWDIYKIDKMLNSQSGLLGLSDLSNDMRTLIEASEQGNEDAALAIEVFCYRLAKSLAALSCGLPRLNGLFFTGGIGENSAYIREKTMTYLPHFGFSLDKNANNELKRGTEGRIDSGTGPQIWVVPTDEEGRIAREVQSVVELEVERNTAKKSQAEVMPA is encoded by the coding sequence GTGTCTAAATCAGTATTAGTTATTAATTGTGGCTCTTCTTCAATCAAGTTTGCATTACTTCTTGAGGAGCAGAATTTCCGTATTCATGGTTTAGCTGAGAACTTAGGCACAGAGAATGCTCGCATTAAAGGCGTGACGGTTGGCAATGAGCCGGTCGATATCCACATTCCATTTGCTGACCACAAAAAAGCACTCGAAGTCGGTCTGGAACGTCTGGCCAACTACCGTCCGGATGCGATCGGTCACCGTGTCGTACATGGGGGCAGCCTAACCAAAGCTGAACTAATCAATGACGAGATTATTGAAAAAATTCGTGAAGCAACGCCGCTTGCACCATTACACAATCCGGCACACCTGATTGGTATTGAAGCTACCAAACGTTTATTCCCGGAATTACCACAGGTTGCGGTATTTGATACTGCCTTCCACCAAACCATGCCAGCGCATGCTTATCGTTATGCCCTACCGAAATTCCTATATACCGCCCATGGTGTACGTCGCTATGGTTTCCACGGGACTAGTCATGCCTATGTTTCAGAGCGCGGTTCTGAACTGGCAGGCAGTTTCAAACAAGGTGGCTGGTTAACCGCGCATCTGGGTAATGGTAGCTCGACCTGTGCCGTGTGGAATGGGAAAAGTGTAGATACTTCAATGGGCTTAACTCCGCTTGAAGGCATTGTTATGGGCACACGCAGTGGTGATGTCGATCCAAGCCTGCATAGTTTCTTGGCGAAAAACCTGGGTTGGGACATTTATAAAATTGACAAGATGCTGAATAGCCAAAGTGGTCTTTTGGGTCTGTCTGACCTGTCGAATGACATGCGTACCCTGATTGAAGCTTCAGAACAAGGCAATGAAGATGCCGCACTGGCGATTGAAGTATTCTGCTACCGTTTAGCTAAATCTCTGGCAGCGTTGAGCTGTGGTCTGCCACGTCTTAATGGTCTGTTCTTCACTGGCGGCATTGGCGAAAACTCAGCGTATATCCGCGAAAAAACCATGACTTACCTGCCTCATTTCGGTTTCAGTCTGGATAAAAATGCCAATAATGAGCTGAAACGCGGTACCGAAGGCCGAATTGATTCAGGTACAGGCCCACAAATCTGGGTAGTGCCAACAGATGAAGAAGGCCGTATTGCACGGGAAGTTCAAAGTGTGGTTGAACTTGAAGTGGAGCGCAATACTGCAAAAAAGTCTCAAGCTGAGGTAATGCCTGCATAA
- a CDS encoding class I SAM-dependent methyltransferase: MTDSLSQHRHISFTAHYTGYIWYQMGISHPAFATSKGKFLAKLLHPLESWAERHVGGSMRTTLKQRHQMIDEHLCQLIEQHPQLQVLEIACGLSPRSWNFRQKFPEINYRELDLPDMAEIKTQALQQIDQHAPEVLTADIFSEELDCIFQMFDRNQPLVIISEGLINYFDQHMLRILMQGITENAQYFPAVHYLSDIYPEPVKNKLANFIWSCSRLLKFMSRSAFTFHFKSPQELQHFFQDAGFDQVEVQQPQRYFAEPRQQNPTHEQDEHLGDLVWMIHAVKKNSV, encoded by the coding sequence ATGACAGACTCACTTTCGCAACATCGCCATATTTCTTTTACGGCGCACTATACCGGCTATATCTGGTATCAAATGGGAATCTCACATCCAGCCTTTGCTACATCCAAAGGCAAGTTTCTGGCCAAACTGCTTCATCCACTTGAATCCTGGGCAGAACGTCATGTCGGCGGTAGCATGCGGACTACACTTAAGCAGCGCCATCAGATGATTGATGAGCATCTGTGTCAACTAATTGAGCAACACCCACAACTTCAGGTTCTTGAAATTGCCTGCGGACTATCTCCACGCAGCTGGAATTTCAGACAGAAATTTCCCGAGATTAATTATCGTGAACTGGATCTGCCCGATATGGCCGAGATCAAGACGCAGGCTTTACAGCAAATCGATCAGCATGCCCCTGAAGTCCTGACTGCCGATATTTTTAGTGAAGAGCTGGACTGTATTTTTCAGATGTTTGACCGAAACCAGCCCTTGGTCATCATTAGTGAAGGGCTGATTAATTATTTTGATCAACATATGTTACGCATTCTGATGCAGGGTATTACAGAAAATGCGCAGTATTTCCCGGCAGTTCACTATCTCAGCGATATTTATCCCGAACCGGTGAAAAATAAACTGGCGAACTTTATCTGGAGCTGTAGCCGCCTGCTTAAATTCATGTCTCGCAGTGCGTTTACCTTTCATTTTAAATCCCCCCAAGAACTGCAGCACTTTTTTCAAGATGCAGGATTTGACCAGGTTGAGGTACAACAACCACAACGTTATTTTGCCGAGCCTCGTCAGCAAAACCCGACTCATGAACAGGATGAACATTTGGGTGATCTGGTCTGGATGATTCATGCCGTGAAAAAAAACAGCGTTTAA
- a CDS encoding alpha/beta fold hydrolase: protein MNSIIHMDAHVLEQHRHDGFFDFYDKHSFKQPPRTTWMDGWKIEYMAIARPDTLHLRPMVIIGGAFQNFNSYKYCVEQLFDAGPIILIDLPSMGANQQISNVDTGLSAGTLELEDLAAMLGRWLEQMQLPQVAILGMSLGSVVASCLADQRPELVDRMILMGVMQKTRKSWRMLLEESLHLMKEQRMDEFGQAVILYLVNHARLTETRMSPTAKRLFFKQMAEFTATEQDRYDINCNRLLRLTNVPIPQCKVLVACGQYDSFTLPHENANFALQCPDMQYVQIAGADHVPQLQRRKETMHLFATFLCDEPVDQLEGIIPFTREQIQQLERRGEERIQVQDSQRFLSHRHSDLILKAEIVDMNFFGVLLELDAEQAAHATTYPRDLALHLEDETGGFQIECLIFEQDDTQLRALFKHGSFEVAERLLRFVQMQKVLSQTEVFDAAI from the coding sequence ATGAATTCCATTATCCACATGGACGCCCATGTATTGGAACAACATAGACACGATGGTTTTTTTGATTTTTATGATAAGCACAGTTTTAAGCAGCCACCACGCACCACCTGGATGGATGGCTGGAAAATCGAATATATGGCGATCGCCCGTCCGGATACCTTACATTTAAGACCCATGGTGATTATTGGGGGAGCTTTCCAGAATTTTAATTCCTACAAATACTGTGTAGAACAGCTTTTTGATGCAGGTCCCATCATTCTGATTGACCTACCGTCCATGGGGGCCAACCAGCAGATTAGTAATGTCGATACGGGGCTGTCTGCCGGAACACTGGAGCTTGAAGACCTTGCTGCGATGCTGGGGCGCTGGCTGGAACAGATGCAGCTGCCGCAAGTGGCAATTCTAGGCATGTCCTTGGGTTCAGTGGTGGCTTCCTGTTTGGCAGATCAGCGTCCTGAACTGGTCGATCGGATGATCCTGATGGGTGTGATGCAGAAAACCCGTAAAAGCTGGCGGATGCTGCTGGAAGAGTCTTTGCATCTAATGAAAGAACAGCGTATGGATGAATTTGGTCAGGCCGTCATTTTGTACCTGGTGAATCATGCACGTTTAACAGAAACCCGGATGTCACCGACTGCAAAGCGTTTGTTCTTTAAACAGATGGCGGAATTTACGGCCACCGAACAGGATCGTTATGATATTAACTGCAACCGTTTATTGCGTCTGACCAATGTGCCGATTCCGCAGTGCAAAGTGCTGGTGGCATGTGGACAGTATGACAGTTTTACTTTGCCACATGAGAATGCGAATTTTGCCCTGCAATGCCCGGATATGCAGTACGTGCAAATTGCAGGCGCCGATCATGTACCGCAGTTGCAACGTCGTAAAGAAACCATGCATCTGTTTGCAACTTTCTTGTGTGATGAGCCTGTGGATCAACTGGAAGGAATTATTCCATTCACTCGCGAACAGATACAGCAGCTTGAACGTCGCGGTGAAGAGAGGATTCAGGTGCAAGATTCACAGCGTTTCCTCAGTCATCGTCATTCTGATCTCATTTTAAAAGCAGAGATTGTGGACATGAATTTCTTCGGAGTATTGCTGGAGTTAGATGCAGAACAGGCTGCGCATGCAACAACTTATCCACGTGATTTGGCCTTGCATCTGGAAGATGAAACAGGGGGATTTCAGATTGAATGCCTAATCTTTGAACAGGATGATACTCAGCTGCGTGCCTTATTCAAACATGGCAGTTTTGAAGTCGCAGAACGCTTATTACGCTTTGTACAAATGCAAAAAGTACTGTCACAAACTGAAGTATTTGATGCGGCAATTTAA
- a CDS encoding glutamate-5-semialdehyde dehydrogenase yields the protein MQESIEQYMQTVGQQARQASRILARASTQTKNNALSAIYTALENSQAAILVANQKDMTKAHNNNLDPALLDRLELNPARFKGMLQGLKDVIGLKDPIGEISDMAYRPSGIQLGKMRVPLGVVGMIYESRPNVTLEAASLALKSGNAIILRGGSEALESNQAIAVAIQHGLKVAGLPEAAVQVVNTTDRAAVGQLITMTEYVDVIVPRGGKSLIERITEEARVPVIKHLDGNCHVYVEAQADLLKALPIALNAKTHRYGVCNAMETLLVDEKVAEEFLPRIAELYQEKKVELRGCRETQRILGDAVITATEEDWYIEYLGPILAIKVVSGIEEAIEHINKYGSHHTDSIITENYSLAREFLAGVDSSSVMINASTRFADGFEYGLGAEIGISTDKIHARGPVGLEGLTSQKWIVFGDGQIRQ from the coding sequence ATGCAAGAGTCTATTGAACAATACATGCAAACGGTAGGACAGCAGGCACGCCAAGCGTCTCGCATTTTGGCTCGCGCGTCCACCCAAACTAAAAATAATGCGTTATCCGCTATTTATACGGCTTTGGAAAATAGCCAAGCTGCTATTTTGGTTGCTAACCAGAAAGATATGACTAAGGCGCATAATAACAATCTGGACCCTGCCCTGCTTGATCGCTTAGAACTCAACCCCGCGCGCTTTAAAGGTATGTTACAGGGCCTGAAAGATGTCATTGGCCTGAAAGATCCGATTGGTGAAATTAGTGATATGGCTTATCGCCCATCCGGGATTCAACTGGGCAAGATGCGTGTGCCTTTGGGTGTGGTCGGCATGATCTACGAATCACGTCCTAACGTCACGTTGGAGGCTGCATCACTTGCGCTGAAATCAGGCAATGCCATTATTTTACGGGGCGGTTCAGAAGCTCTGGAATCGAATCAGGCAATTGCAGTCGCGATTCAGCATGGCCTGAAAGTCGCAGGCTTGCCTGAGGCTGCCGTACAGGTGGTAAATACGACTGACCGCGCTGCAGTGGGCCAGTTGATTACCATGACCGAATATGTGGATGTGATTGTGCCTCGTGGCGGCAAGAGCCTGATCGAACGGATTACCGAGGAAGCACGCGTACCGGTCATCAAACATTTAGATGGCAACTGTCATGTCTATGTAGAAGCACAAGCGGACTTGTTGAAAGCCTTGCCGATTGCGCTCAATGCCAAAACCCATCGCTATGGCGTATGTAATGCCATGGAAACCCTGCTGGTCGATGAAAAAGTCGCTGAAGAATTCTTGCCACGCATCGCGGAGCTTTACCAAGAGAAAAAAGTCGAACTTCGTGGTTGCCGGGAAACCCAGCGTATTCTTGGAGATGCAGTAATTACAGCCACTGAAGAAGATTGGTATATCGAGTATCTGGGTCCTATTCTGGCGATCAAAGTCGTTTCTGGTATAGAAGAAGCCATTGAGCACATTAACAAATATGGCTCGCATCATACTGATTCTATTATTACAGAAAACTACAGTCTGGCTCGCGAATTTCTGGCGGGTGTAGATTCAAGTTCGGTCATGATCAATGCCTCTACTCGTTTTGCAGATGGTTTTGAATATGGCTTAGGCGCAGAAATCGGAATTTCGACCGATAAAATCCATGCTCGTGGCCCAGTCGGTCTTGAAGGCCTGACTTCGCAGAAATGGATTGTCTTTGGCGATGGTCAGATTCGCCAATAA